The Fulvia fulva chromosome 6, complete sequence genome includes a window with the following:
- a CDS encoding Galactinol synthase 6: MTDSPHDGLFADTTTVQSKALQPLGKQRRFAYISLLTRSTYLAGVVLLAHTLRKQGSQYPLIVLYTPSLTQSAIDALELEAKYSDIELKPCELLIPPEHHELNVAVERFTDTWTKLRVFEQFQDGYDALCYLDADMTIHKNMDAIFDNVEELPQGWIAAVHDCVCSPDKMPWTPEDHNQENCPLTPQYHSKALTQPMIVKTTGRPTYQLFNSGMFLFRPRKQLWQDILQFFNTTDLLGTFKFPDQDFMTHFFRGRWMSVGWQYNAVKTMAYRHENLWRTDEIVCLHYIVDKPWAKRIGTDGVAGFKGLDGDTHRMWWREYESWFADRQGDGQMEVITVMSKHVARRESEVSDDARPDMATIGQEVHSVIDVVSGKEFMLEGERQVDAALDAVAVSPVIFW, translated from the exons ATGACCGATTCACCACACGACGGCTTGTTTGCAGATACTACAACCGTACAGTCAAAGGCACTACAGCCCCTGGGCAAGCAGAGACGCTTCGCCTACATCTCACTGCTTACGCGCTCGACGTACTTGGCCGGCGTCGTGCTGTTGGCACACACGCTGAGGAAGCAAGGCTCCCAGTATCCTCTCATTGTTCTGTATACCCCTTCACTGACACAATCAGCTATCGACGCCCTCGAGCTCGAAGCTAAGTACTCGGACATCGAGCTCAAACCCTGCGAGCTGCTCATACCGCCAGAGCACCACGAGCTAAACGTCGCGGTCGAACGCTTCACTGATACCTGGACGAAGCTCCGCGTCTTTGAACAGTTCCAAGATGGCTATGACGCGCTCTGCTACCTCGACGCCGACATGACAATTCACAAGAACATGGATGCTATCTTCGACAATGTTGAGGAGCTCCCGCAAGGCTGGATCGCTGCCGTTCACGACTGCGTCTGCAGCCCCGACAAGATGCCATGGACTCCAGAGGATCACAACCAAGAGAACTGTCCATTGACTCCACAATACCACTCCAAGGCTTTGACGCAGCCGATGATTGTCAAGACCACAGGCCGACCGACATATCAGCTGTTCAATAGCGGCATGTTCCTATTTCGTCCTCGGAAGCAGCTATGGCAGGACATACTTCAGTTTTTCAACACCACCGATCTGCTTGGCACCTTCAAGTTTCCAGATCAAGACTTTATGACACACTTCTTTCGTGGCCGTTGGATGTCTGTCGGTTGGCAGTACAACGCTGTCAAGACCATGGCTTACCGGCACGAGAACCTATGGCGCACAGATGAGATCGTGTGCCTCCACTACATTGTCGACAAGCCATGGGCAAAGCGGATTGGTACAGACGGAGTAGCAGGCTTCAAGGGTCTGGATGGTGACACACATCGAATGTGGTGGAGGGAGTATGAATCATGG TTCGCTGATCGTCAGGGTGACGGTCAAATGGAAGTCATCACAGTCATGAGCAAGCATGTTGCCCGACGCGAGAGCGAAGTCAGTGACGATGCACGCCCAGACATGGCAACTATCGGCCAGGAGGTTCACAGCGTGATTGATGTCGTCAGTGGCAAGGAGTTCATGCTAGAGGGGGAGAGACAAGTGGACGCTGCGCTCGACGCGGTAGCCGTCTCTCCCGTAATATTCTGGTGA
- a CDS encoding Transcriptional regulator RFX1: MSARNSQRPESRASTTSATSHTNDLLQQSQQDAKVAYMNQNPEAALLHYQSSIPPQPIAHYDAVPQHHLGHQHAQSVAFPVQAQYGVHDSPYMQQDMTFPQHIRMRSVPVQASMDLHDDKRRKGSAQTATNDKELREMLAKSEGRSLREVAQEVIQKERTPMAEKTKQLFAMLWLRAVCKPAKTSVPRNRVYSQYATRCGTERVIPLNPASFGKLVRVIFPGIQTRRLGVRGESKYHYVDLALEEEPPNMPAAWQAAGFRHIENRQRSQSVTTQQIDFNNIPRLQADTAAFPAVDGGFEMQQTHSPTPRGPASKGQSFIYPTSRGMQRGSAEALSYTHTLRFPSSNMPAFSENESVNLPSIHPYLPSRTDIDTAEALSALYRTHCTSLIDSIRFCKEKQFFRLYTSFHGTLTVPVQKLFTHSNLAPWIEQCDLVMYRTMVRFVSRLTLQAAPVVVINILSKISATLHDHIARTFANQPPHVLEAKLRPATVFAGLLHRLIRVNQSAHAAANLLTIDQNREQMWQEWVTMVNPKRVMEAELPNCGFEEVYKIMTTEMRSLLEPLSSPAYNDDTSLYSFEADNGGFASFLQGQTAPSSRNGSSQVSTENVLDRWSTFLSSLPARFPHAPARTLLHCISAVGTSALRDITIMSGLSYGHWWVLKIFVDEMALWLAEMGGFLEPTVTAAPANGNAMYQSPVLENGTGRSHSGSRMSSMGPANSGIGGHEDNTQSMFMPDGSQQAYVPQQQQPHAHGLPFQPVRQTSGLSKQHQPEPDIDDSGIGMSLMDDDLTMSKFGVTGPHVAMDGMGTNDMGMNPL; the protein is encoded by the exons ATGTCGGCACGCAATAGCCAGCGGCCCGAATCTCGGGCATCGACGACGAGCGCGACGTCGCATACCAATGATCTGCTGCAGCAATCACAACAAGATGCGAAAGTCGCCTATATGAACCAGAATCCCGAAGCGGCATTGCTCCACTACCAGTCGAGTATACCACCACAGCCTATAGCACACTACGATGCGGTCCCTCAGCATCACCTTGGTCACCAACATGCGCAAAGCGTTGCGTTTCCCGTGCAAGCGCAGTACGGCGTTCACGACTCGCCCTACATGCAACAAGACATGACCTTCCCGCAACACATTCGCATGCGTTCCGTACCTGTGCAAGCGTCAATGGATCTACACGATGATAAGAGGAGAAAGGGCTCGGCCCAGACTGCCACCAACGACAAGGAGCTGCGGGAAATGCTTGCTAAGAGCGAGGGACGTTCGCTTCGTGAGGTTGCACAGGAAGTCATACAGAAGGAGAGGACTCCAATGGCAGAGAAGACCAAGCAGCTCTTTGCTATGCTTTG GCTTCGTGCAGTCTGCAAACCAGCAAAGACTTCAGTGCCGAGGAACCGAGTCTATTCGCAATACGCAACACGTTGTGGCACCGAGAGGGTCATTCCGCTCAACCCGGCGTCGTTTGGCAAACTTGTTCGTGTTATCTTTCCTGGCATCCAAACGCGGCGACTGGGAGTAAGAGGCGAGAGCAAATATCACTATGTCGACCTTGCTTTGGAGGAGGAACCACCGAACATGCCGGCCGCATGGCAAGCAGCTGGATTTCGGCATATTGAAAACCGCCAGCGATCGCAGTCTGTTACTACTCAGCAGATCGATTTCAACAACATCCCTCGGCTACAGGCTGACACGGCGGCGTTCCCAGCAGTGGATGGCGGCTTCGAAATGCAACAAACACATTCACCCACACCGCGAGGTCCAGCCTCGAAAGGACAATCGTTCATTTACCCAACTTCTCGAGGCATGCAACGAGGAAGTGCAGAGGCTCTGAGCTACACGCATACTCTGCGATTCCCATCTAGCAACATGCCGGCGTTCTCGGAAAACGAATCTGTGAATTTGCCATCTATACATCCATACCTTCCGTCTCGGACGGATATCGACACTGCCGAAGCACTCAGTGCACTATACCGAACACATTGTACATCACTAATTGACAGCATACGATTCTGCAAGGAGAAGCAGTTCTTTCGGCTGTACACGTCTTTCCACGGCACTTTGACAGTCCCTGTACAGAAACTGTTCACACATTCTAATCTGGCGCCTTGGATAGAGCAGTGCGATCTCGTCATGTACAGGACCATGGTGCGCTTCGTCAGCCGTCTGACACTTCAAGCTGCTCCAGTCGTGGTCATTAACATCCTGTCCAAGATCTCTGCGACACTTCACGACCACATCGCGAGGACTTTCGCCAATCAGCCACCACACGTTCTGGAAGCAAAACTCCGACCTGCCACCGTCTTCGCTGGGCTCCTGCATCGTCTTATTAGGGTGAATCAGTCGGCCCATGCGGCAGCGAATCTGCTCACTATCGACCAGAACAGAGAGCAGATGTGGCAGGAATGGGTAACGATGGTCAACCCCAAGCGGGTCATGGAGGCAGAGCTACCCAACTGTGGATTCGAAGAAGTGTACAAGATCATGACGACAGAGATGCGCAGCCTACTGGAACCTTTATCGTCGCCAGCTTACAACGACGACACCTCACTTTACAGCTTCGAGGCGGACAATGGTGGGTTTGCATCGTTTCTGCAAGGCCAGACTGCACCTTCATCTCGCAATGGATCTTCGCAGGTATCGACCGAGAATGTGTTGGATCGATGGTCGACTTTCTTATCCTCACTACCTGCGCGCTTCCCCCACGCGCCAGCACGAACACTTCTCCACTGCATATCCGCAGTTGGTACGTCGGCACTCCGGGATATTACGATCATGAGTGGTCTTTCGTACGGTCATTGGTGGGTGCTCAAGATCTTCGTCGACGAGATGGCGCTTTGGTTAGCTGAGATGGGTGGCTTCCTAGAGCCTACCGTCACTGCAGCACCTGCCAATGGTAATGCCATGTACCAATCTCCCGTCCTGGAGAACGGCACTGGAAGAAGTCATAGTGGCAGCCGCATGAGCAGCATGGGTCCTGCTAACAGTGGGATTGGTGGTCATGAGGATAATACCCAGTCGATGTTCATGCCCGATGGATCGCAACAGGCTTATGTGCCGCAACAGCAGCAGCCGCACGCGCACGGCCTTCCTTTTCAGCCGGTTAGGCAGACGTCAGGCCTGAGCAAGCAGCATCAACCGGAGCCAGATATTGATGATAGCGGCATCGGTATGTCGCTGATGGATGACGACCTTACGATGTCGAAATTTGGTGTTACTGGCCCACATGTGGCCATGGACGGCATGGGAACGAATGATATGGGAATGAACCCGCTCTAA